A stretch of the Alnus glutinosa chromosome 6, dhAlnGlut1.1, whole genome shotgun sequence genome encodes the following:
- the LOC133870194 gene encoding pre-mRNA-processing protein 40A produces MANNSQSSGSQPLRPPAAVSLGPQSFGSSLSMQFRPVVPTQQGQPFVPSVSPQFRPVGQGFPSNVGMPVSQSQQLQFSQPIQQLPSRPNQPGHNAPPPQALQMSYVQTNRPHASVPLQSQQSAPPLTNHMPGLAGSGIPISSSYTFAPSSFGQQQNIMSIPSQFQPMSQMHAHAVPAAGQPWMSSGSQSVAPPVPPVQQTGQQPSVIPSTDSAVNIPSQQSSDWQEHTSTDGRRYYYNKRTKLSSWEKPAELMTPIEKADASTVWKEYTSAEGRKYYYNKVTKDSKWTIPDDLKLAREQAQKAVSQGTQPETSGSSHAPDVVTVSSVETAVATVSAGTSTTSTLPGVALSPVPVTPVVAVSNPSPVMVSGSPTISGAQSTVSTSAVGIHHHALAAATPPRAVSGSAGVPDISMKANPAPMSHFENLASQEFQGSIDGASVQDIEEAKKGMAVAGKINVTPLEEKPLEDEPLVYASKLEAKNAFKTLLESVNVQSDWTWEQAMREIINDKRYGALKTLGERKQAFNEYLGQRKKLEAEERRMKQIKAREEFTKMLEESKELTSSTRWSKAVSMFENDERFKAVERTRDREDLFESYMVELERKEKEKAAEEHRWSISEYKKYLESCDFIKANTHWRKVQDRLEDDERCSRLEKLERLLIFQDYIRDLEKEEEEQKKIQKEQLRRAERKNRDEFRKLLEGHVAAGILTAKTHWRDYCLKVKDSPQYQAVASNISGSSPKDLFEDIAEELEKQYHDDKTRIKDAVKLGKFTLVSTWMFEDFKAAILDDLGSPPISDINLKFVFEELLERTKEKEEKEARKRQRLADDFTKLLYTFKEITVSSNWEDCKPLFEESQDYRSIGEESYRREIFEAYIAQLQEKAKEKERKREEEKAKKEKEREEKERRKEKDRKEKEREREREKGKERSKKDETENENVDVTDSHVNKEDKKREKERDRKHRKRHQSATDDINSDKDEKEESKRSRRYDISSDKDEKEESKRSRRHEISSDKDEREEPKRSRRHELSSDKDEKEEPKRSRRHDISSDKDEREEPKRSRRHDISSDKDEKEESKKSRRHGSDRKKSRKHAYSPESDSENRHKRHKRDHRDGSRRNGGYEELEDGELGEDGEIP; encoded by the exons ATGGCCAATAATTCCCAGTCCTCTGGTTCACAG CCACTTCGGCCTCCTGCAGCTGTATCCTTGGGTCCTCAAAGTTTTGGCTCATCTTTATCTATGCAG TTTCGGCCAGTTGTTCCAACACAGCAAGGACAGCCATTTGTTCCATCGGTATCCCCACAGTTTCGGCCTGTAGGGCAGGGTTTTCCTTCAAATGTTGGGATGCCTGTGAGTCAAAGCCAGCAACTGCAGTTTTCTCAACCAATTCAGCAGTTACCTTCAAGGCCAAATCAGCCTGGGCATAATGCGCCACCACCACAGGCTTTACAAATGTCTTATGTTCAGACAAACAGGCCACATGCATCTGTTCCACTGCAATCTCAACAAAGTGCCCCCCCTTTAACTAATCATATGCCTGGCTTAGCTGGCTCTGGGATACCTATCTCTTCATCATATACT TTTGCACCGTCTTCTTTTGGCCAGCAACAAAATATTATGAGTATACCCTCCCAATTCCAGCCAATGTCTCAAATGCATGCACACGCTGTACCTGCTGCGGGGCAACCCTGGATGTCCTCTGGAAGTCAAAGTGTAGCGCCGCCTGTTCCACCAGTACAGCAGACTGGCCAACAACCTTCAGTCATTCCTTCTACAGattct GCAGTAAATATTCCTAGTCAACAGTCATCTGATTGGCAAGAGCATACATCTACTGATGGGAGAAG ATATTATTATAACAAGAGGACAAAACTGTCTAGTTGGGAGAAGCCGGCGGAATTGATGACCCCAATCGAG AAGGCTGATGCATCAACTGTTTGGAAGGAATACACTTCTGCAGAGGGAAGAAA GTATTACTACAACAAGGTTACAAAGGACTCTAAATGGACAATACCAGACGATTTGAAG TTGGCTCGTGAACAGGCTCAAAAAGCAGTTAGCCAGGGTACACAACCAGAAACAAGTGGGAGTTCGCATGCTCCAGATGTTGTTACTGTCTCCTCAGTTGAAACAGCTGTGGCTACTGTCTCAGCTGGCACCTCCACTACTTCGACATTACCTGGGGTTGCTTTGAGCCCAGTTCCGGTGACACCCGTTGTTGCAGTTTCTAATCCTTCCCCTGTTATGGTTTCTGGATCACCAACCATTTCTGGTGCACAATCTACTGTATCAACAAGTGCTGTTGGTATTCATCATCATGCACTAGCTGCTGCTACTCCACCTAGGGCTGTTTCAGGAAGTGCTGGAGTTCCTGATATTTCAATGAAAGCCAACCCAGCACCAAT GAGTCATTTCGAAAACCTAGCATCTCAAGAATTTCAAGGTTCTATAGATGGAGCTTCTGTGCAGGATATTGAG GAAGCCAAAAAAGGAATGGCAGTTGCTGGAAAAATTAATGTGACTCCTTTAGAGGAGAAACCACTTGAGGATGAACCCTTGGTGTATGCCAGTAAGCTG GAGGCAAAAAATGCATTCAAAACTCTGCTGGAATCTGTTAATGTGCAGTCTGATTGGACTTGGGAACAG GCAATGAGGGAGATAATTAATGACAAAAGATATGGGGCTCTGAAAACGCTTGGTGAGCGGAAGCAAGCATTTAATGAG TACTTAGGTCAAAGGAAGAAACTCGAAGCTGAGGAGAGGCGCATGAAGCAGATAAAAGCTCGGGAAGAATTCACAAAGATGTTGGAA GAGTCCAAGGAACTCACGTCATCCACCAGATGGAG CAAAGCTGTTAGTATGTTTGAAAATGATGAACGATTCAAGGCTGTTGAAAGAACTAGAGACCGGGAGGATCTTTTTGAAAGCTACATGGTGGAACTTGAAAGGAAG gaaaaggaaaaggctgCTGAGGAGCATAGGTGGAGTATATCAGAGTACAAGAAATATTTGGAATCCTGCGACTTTATTAAG GCGAATACCCACTGGAGAAAAGTTCAAGATCGCTTAGAAGATGATGAAAGATGTTCACGTCTTGAAAAATTGGAACGTTTGCTCATTTTCCAG GACTATATACGGGACctggagaaggaagaagaggagcaAAAAAAGATACAGAAG GAGCAATTGAGGCGGGCTGAGCGGAAGAACCGTGATGAGTTTCGCAAGCTTTTGGAAGGACATGTTGCTGCTGGCATTCTCACGGCTAAAACTCACTGGCGTGATTATTGCCTAAAG GTTAAGGATTCACCTCAATATCAAGCTGTTGCATCAAACATCTCTGGTTCCTCACCGAAGGATTTATTTGAGGACATTGCTGAAGAATTAGAGAAACAG TATCATGATGACAAAACTCGTATAAAGGATGCAGTGAAGTTGGGGAAG TTTACCTTGGTGTCGACCTGGATGTTTGAAGACTTTAAGGCAGCTATTCTTGATGATCTTGGTTCCCCACCAATATCAGATATCAACTTAAAG TTTGTGTTTGAGGAGTTATTAGAGAGAACCAAGGAGAAGGAGGAGAAGGAAGCTAGAAAGCGTCAACGTCTTGCCGATGACTTCACTAAACTATTGTACACATTCAAG GAAATTACTGTATCTTCTAATTGGGAGGATTGTAAACCACTTTTTGAAGAGAGCCAAGATTATAG ATCAATTGGGGAGGAGAGCTATAGGAGGGAGATTTTTGAGGCATACATTGCACAATTACAGGAAAAGGCTAAAGAGAAGGAGCGCAAGCGTGAGGAGGAGAAG gccaaaaaagagaaagagagagaggagaaagagAGGCGAAAGGAGAAAGATagaaaggagaaagagagggaacgtgaaagagaaaaaggaaaggaacgATCTAAGAAGGATgaaacagaaaatgaaaatgtaGACGTGACTGACAGTCATGTAAataaagaggataaaaaaagagaaaaagagagagatcggAAACACCGGAAGAGGCATCAAAGTGCCACAGACGACATAAATTCTGATAAGGATGAGAAAGAAGAGTCTAAACGATCGCGTAGATATGACATAAGTTCTGATAAGGATGAGAAAGAAGAGTCTAAACGATCACGCAGACATGAAATAAGTTCTGATAAGGATGAGAGAGAAGAGCCTAAACGATCACGCAGACATGAATTAAGTTCTGATAAGGATGAGAAAGAGGAGCCTAAACGATCACGCAGGCATGACATAAGTTCTGATAAGGACGAGAGAGAAGAGCCTAAACGATCACGCAGACATGACATAAGTTCTGATAAGGATGAGAAAGAAGAGTCAAAAAAATCACGTAGACATGGCAGTGACCGGAAAAAATCAAGAAAG CATGCATACTCACCTGAATCAGACAGTGAAAACCGGCATAAAAGACACAAGAGAGATCACCGGGATGGTTCCCGTAGAAATGGTGGATATGAGGAACTTGAAGATGGCGAGCTTGGTGAGGATGGGGAAATCCCATAG
- the LOC133870195 gene encoding uncharacterized protein LOC133870195, producing MASTPPKPSKQLGELLQDNQEPFILEEFLSERGCLKESSSSDGNVSCSHGNSASCCLNKSRKGFPRCSKILRAVYKKFVSIKEGQRVKSSGNRNEEYSISDGKEVVESDRFSSASSTTVFVSCSESDEEEISTSSCKDHTIDAETLQALKLCNIEKEAATGRKLRRRCMEDSKQLSPVSVLEKIPSHEVQQNGSPKKVSEDSLSSASPRELLFHLALEKPISYTGVAELQGLGEPHPSPQLLKSKRVLQQTNQLLFDCVREVVESHAKKERGKQHYKKFLGPEELGKLICERITSWGIQDGDETNTNYFLDSVEEWRAFEQQKREIEFDIVDTILEEIKNEIVTEMIDFLPPTRC from the exons ATGGCTTCCACACCACCCAAACCATCAAAACAGCTCGGAGAACTTCTACAGGACAACCAAGAACCTTTCATCCTAGAGGAATTTCTTTCAGAAAGAGGATGTCTGAAGGAGAGCTCAAGTTCAGATGGTAACGTTAGCTGCTCTCACGGCAATTCAGCCAGTTGTTGCCTAAACAAGAGCAGAAAGGGCTTCCCACGCTGCTCCAAAATACTGAGAGCTGTATATAAGAAGTTTGTTTCCATTAAAGAGGGCCAGAGAGTGAAGAGTTCCGGAAATAGAAACGAAGAATATAGCATCAGTGATGGCAAAGAAGTCGTGGAATCAGACAGATTTTCCTCTGCTAGCAGCACAACAGTTTTCGTTTCGTGCTCTGAGAGTGATGAAGAAGAAATATCAACTTCATCGTGCAAAGATCACACCATTGATGCAGAAACTCTGCAAGCTTTGAAACTCTGCAATATAGAGAAAGAG GCTGCAACAGGTAGAAAGCTTCGGCGGAGATGCATGGAAGACAGCAAGCAACTCAGCCCCGTGTCAGTACTAGAAAAAATACCCTCCCATGAAG TGCAACAAAATGGCAGTCCCAAGAAAGTTTCAGAAGACTCACTCTCATCAGCTTCTCCACGAGAATTGCTTTTTCACTTGGCACTGGAGAAGCCAATTAGTTATACGGGAGTTGCAGAGTTGCAAGGGCTTGGCGAACCACACCCATCCCCTCAGTTATTGAAATCGAAAAGGGTATTGCAGCAAACAAATCAGCTTCTGTTTGATTGTGTGAGGGAGGTGGTAGAGTCCCATGCGAAAAAAGAGAGGGGGAAGCAACATTACAAAAAGTTCTTGGGGCCTGAAGAGCTTGGGAAGCTCATCTGTGAAAGAATAACATCGTGGGGGATACAGGACGGAGACGAAACAAACACAAATTATTTCTTGGATTCAGTGGAAGAATGGCGTGCTTTTGAACAGCAGAAGAGGGAAATTGAGTTTGATATCGTAGATACCATTTTAGAAGAGATCAAGAATGAAATCGTCACAGAAATGATTGATTTTCTGCCACCAACTAGATGTTGA